Proteins co-encoded in one Sphingopyxis sp. BE259 genomic window:
- a CDS encoding carboxyl transferase domain-containing protein codes for MSAPVLGTNVDPDSEEFRTRAAHNRALKDELYARVAEAALGGNEKSRERHTSRGKLLPRERVERLLDPGSPFLEIGQLAANDLYDGEVPGAGLICGIGRVSGRQCMIVCNDATVKGGTYYPLTVKKHLRAQEIALENRLPCIYLVDSGGANLPHQDQVFPDRDHFGRIFFNQANMSARRIPQIACVMGSCTAGGAYVPAMSDETVIVRNQGTIFLAGPPLVKAATGEEISAEDLGGGDLHARKSGVVDHLAENDEHALTIVRDIVSHLGADTGFEVALKNPRPPKYDPEQLYGVVPDDVRAPYDVHEAIARIVDASEFHEFKANYGSTLVCGFAHIWGIPVAILANNGVLFSESAVKGAHFIELAQQRRIPLLFLQNISGFMVGGKYEAEGIAKHGAKLVTAVATATVPKVTVLIGGSFGAGNYGMCGRAYSPRFLFTWPNARISVMGGEQAASVLASVHRDADKWTPDEAEAFKAPIRQKYEDEGNPYHATARLWDDGIIDPAQTRDVLGLAFAATLNAPVEDRGFGVFRM; via the coding sequence GTGAGCGCACCGGTCCTTGGCACCAACGTCGATCCCGACAGCGAAGAATTTCGCACCCGCGCGGCGCATAATCGCGCGTTGAAGGACGAGCTGTACGCGCGCGTCGCCGAGGCGGCGCTCGGCGGCAACGAAAAGTCGCGCGAGCGTCACACCAGCCGCGGCAAGCTGCTGCCGCGCGAGCGCGTCGAACGACTTCTCGATCCGGGGTCACCCTTTCTCGAAATCGGCCAGCTGGCGGCGAACGACCTCTACGACGGCGAAGTCCCCGGCGCGGGCCTGATATGCGGCATCGGCCGCGTGTCGGGGCGCCAGTGTATGATCGTGTGCAACGACGCGACGGTGAAGGGCGGCACCTACTATCCGCTGACCGTGAAAAAGCATCTGCGGGCGCAGGAAATCGCGCTCGAAAACCGCCTGCCGTGCATCTATCTGGTCGACAGCGGCGGCGCGAACCTGCCGCATCAGGACCAGGTGTTCCCCGACCGCGACCATTTCGGGCGCATCTTTTTCAACCAGGCGAACATGTCGGCACGGCGCATCCCGCAGATTGCGTGCGTGATGGGCAGCTGCACCGCGGGCGGCGCTTATGTGCCGGCGATGAGCGATGAGACGGTGATCGTCCGTAATCAGGGCACGATCTTCCTCGCCGGCCCGCCGCTGGTGAAGGCAGCAACAGGCGAGGAAATCAGCGCCGAGGATCTGGGCGGCGGCGACCTGCATGCGCGCAAGTCGGGGGTAGTCGATCATCTGGCCGAGAATGACGAACATGCGCTGACGATCGTGCGCGATATCGTTAGCCATCTGGGCGCCGACACCGGGTTCGAGGTCGCGCTGAAAAACCCGCGCCCGCCCAAATATGACCCCGAGCAGCTCTACGGCGTCGTTCCCGACGACGTCCGCGCGCCCTATGACGTCCACGAAGCCATCGCGCGCATCGTGGACGCCAGCGAGTTTCATGAGTTCAAGGCCAATTACGGCAGCACGCTGGTGTGCGGTTTCGCGCACATCTGGGGTATCCCGGTCGCGATCCTCGCCAACAATGGCGTGCTGTTCAGCGAATCTGCGGTCAAGGGCGCCCATTTCATCGAGCTGGCGCAGCAACGCCGCATCCCCCTGCTCTTCTTGCAGAACATCAGCGGATTCATGGTCGGCGGCAAATATGAGGCCGAGGGGATCGCCAAGCATGGCGCCAAGCTGGTCACCGCAGTCGCGACCGCAACGGTGCCCAAGGTCACGGTGCTGATCGGTGGCAGCTTTGGCGCGGGCAATTACGGCATGTGTGGCCGTGCCTACTCACCCCGCTTTCTGTTTACCTGGCCAAATGCCCGGATCAGCGTGATGGGCGGCGAGCAGGCCGCGTCGGTGCTGGCCTCCGTCCACCGCGACGCCGACAAGTGGACGCCCGATGAGGCCGAAGCCTTTAAGGCACCGATCAGGCAGAAATATGAGGACGAGGGCAATCCCTATCACGCCACCGCGCGCTTGTGGGACGATGGCATCATCGACCCGGCGCAGACGCGCGATGTTCTGGGGCTGGCCTTCGCCGCAACGCTGAACGCCCCGGTCGAAGACCGTGGGTTCGGCGTGTTCAGGATGTAA
- a CDS encoding acetyl/propionyl/methylcrotonyl-CoA carboxylase subunit alpha, with product MIQSLLIANRGEIACRIIRTAREMGIRTVAVYSDADAKALHVRQADEAVHIGPSPARESYLVGEKIIAAAQATGAAAIHPGYGFLSENAAFAQAVIDAGLIWVGPKPASITAMGLKDAAKKLMAEAGVPVTPGYMGENQDPAFLAERAGEIGYPVLIKAVAGGGGKGMRKVDAASDFLDALASCQREAAASFGNDHVLIEKYILTPRHIEVQVFGDTHGNVVHLFERDCSLQRRHQKVIEEAPAPGMDETTRADLCAAAVRAAQAVDYVGAGTIEFIADASEGLRADRIWFMEMNTRLQVEHPVTEEITGVDLVEWQLRVASGEPLPLRQDQLSIDGWAMEARLYAEDPAKGFLPSIGTLELFQLPDHLGRVDTGVYEGAEVSPFYDPMIAKVIAWGEDREEARELLSEMLEDSAIWPVKINSAFLINALGHPDFVAGTVDTGLIGRDGDAMTEEPMPTAQALTNAAMALTPRSLRSGFRLNAADVRSAPFLLDGKRVEVELHGPGTEEPAPAMLVAEGGSVWQLTPWRAEGSTGGAAGDGAILSPMPGKIIAVEVVAGDTVTKGQKLLTLEAMKMEHSLTAPFDGVVAELNATAGAQVQVEALLVRIDAASE from the coding sequence ATGATCCAATCCCTCCTCATCGCCAATCGCGGCGAGATAGCCTGCCGGATCATCCGCACTGCGCGCGAGATGGGCATTCGCACGGTTGCAGTTTATTCGGACGCCGATGCCAAGGCGCTGCACGTCCGGCAGGCCGACGAGGCCGTCCATATCGGCCCGTCGCCGGCGCGTGAATCCTATCTGGTCGGCGAAAAGATCATTGCCGCAGCGCAGGCGACCGGGGCCGCGGCGATCCATCCGGGTTATGGTTTTCTGTCGGAGAATGCCGCGTTCGCGCAGGCGGTGATCGATGCGGGACTGATCTGGGTTGGCCCCAAACCGGCCAGCATCACAGCGATGGGGCTGAAGGATGCCGCCAAAAAGCTGATGGCCGAAGCCGGGGTGCCGGTGACCCCCGGCTATATGGGCGAGAACCAGGACCCTGCCTTCCTCGCTGAGCGCGCCGGTGAAATCGGCTATCCGGTGCTGATCAAGGCCGTGGCGGGCGGCGGCGGCAAGGGGATGCGCAAGGTCGATGCCGCGTCGGATTTCCTCGACGCGCTCGCCTCGTGCCAGCGCGAGGCCGCGGCGTCGTTCGGCAACGACCATGTGCTGATCGAGAAATATATCCTGACCCCGCGCCATATCGAGGTGCAGGTGTTCGGCGATACCCACGGCAATGTCGTCCACCTGTTCGAACGCGACTGCTCGCTGCAACGCCGCCACCAGAAGGTGATCGAGGAAGCCCCCGCCCCCGGCATGGACGAAACGACGCGCGCCGACCTGTGCGCCGCGGCGGTCCGCGCGGCGCAGGCGGTCGATTATGTCGGCGCCGGGACGATCGAATTCATCGCCGACGCCAGCGAAGGCCTGCGCGCCGACCGCATCTGGTTCATGGAAATGAACACGCGGTTGCAAGTGGAGCATCCGGTGACCGAAGAGATCACCGGCGTCGACCTCGTCGAATGGCAGCTGCGGGTGGCATCGGGCGAACCCTTGCCACTGCGTCAGGATCAGCTTAGCATCGACGGCTGGGCGATGGAGGCGCGGCTCTATGCCGAAGATCCAGCCAAGGGCTTTCTACCCTCGATCGGCACCCTCGAACTTTTCCAACTCCCCGATCATCTGGGCCGCGTCGATACCGGCGTTTACGAAGGCGCCGAGGTCTCGCCCTTCTACGACCCGATGATCGCCAAGGTTATCGCATGGGGCGAAGATCGTGAGGAAGCGCGCGAATTGCTGTCCGAGATGCTCGAAGACAGCGCGATTTGGCCGGTGAAGATCAACTCGGCCTTCCTGATCAATGCGCTGGGTCATCCCGATTTCGTCGCGGGCACTGTCGATACCGGGCTGATCGGCCGCGACGGCGATGCGATGACCGAAGAGCCGATGCCGACCGCGCAGGCGCTAACCAACGCCGCAATGGCACTGACGCCGCGCTCGCTGCGATCGGGCTTCCGCCTGAACGCAGCCGATGTCCGCAGCGCCCCCTTCCTGCTCGACGGCAAACGCGTGGAGGTCGAACTCCACGGCCCCGGCACCGAAGAACCCGCCCCTGCGATGCTCGTCGCGGAAGGCGGGTCGGTGTGGCAGCTTACGCCCTGGCGCGCCGAGGGCAGCACGGGCGGCGCAGCAGGCGACGGCGCGATCCTCTCCCCGATGCCCGGCAAAATCATCGCGGTCGAGGTTGTGGCGGGCGACACAGTGACCAAAGGCCAGAAACTGCTCACCCTCGAAGCGATGAAGATGGAGCATAGCCTGACCGCGCCGTTCGACGGCGTGGTGGCCGAGCTTAATGCGACCGCAGGGGCGCAGGTGCAGGTCGAGGCGCTGTTGGTGCGGATCGACGCGGCGAGCGAATAG
- a CDS encoding MaoC family dehydratase, producing the protein MAGKYFDEWTIGDTLTHDIRRTVTETDNLLFTVMTHNPQPLHLDAEAAKASEFGQILVNGTFTFSLMVGLSVGDTTLGTLVANLGYDKLVMPKPVFIGDTLRAESEVIGLKESKSRPNAGIVTFLHRCINQRDELVCQCERSTLVKKRS; encoded by the coding sequence ATGGCCGGTAAATATTTCGACGAATGGACCATCGGCGACACGCTGACCCACGACATTCGCCGCACGGTCACCGAAACCGACAATCTGCTATTCACCGTGATGACGCACAACCCACAGCCGCTGCATCTCGACGCCGAAGCGGCGAAGGCGTCGGAGTTCGGCCAGATCCTCGTCAACGGCACCTTCACCTTCAGCCTGATGGTCGGGCTGTCGGTCGGTGACACGACGCTGGGCACACTCGTCGCCAACCTTGGCTATGACAAGCTGGTGATGCCGAAACCGGTGTTCATCGGTGACACCCTGCGCGCGGAGAGCGAAGTGATCGGCCTCAAGGAATCGAAATCACGCCCGAACGCCGGGATCGTCACCTTCCTCCACCGCTGCATCAACCAGCGCGATGAACTTGTCTGCCAGTGCGAACGTTCGACGCTGGTCAAAAAACGATCGTAA
- a CDS encoding CoA ester lyase, translating into MRLRSLLFVPGDRPERFAKAAASGADAIILDLEDSVSLANKDAARRAIADYLAGAREVVTLVRVNPLDGHLTAADVAAIIAARPDAIMLPKAEGAPSIAQLDTILRSESAANASLPPILPIATETPAAIFTLGSYREAKDRLLGLTWGAEDLPAAIGATTSREAEGGYTSPYEVARALTLFAAHAAGAAAIDTVFPAIKDEAGLAAYAARARRDGFTGMMAIHPSQVEPINAAFTPSADEVARAQAIVDAFAANPGVGVLQVDGKMVDAPHLKQAKHILSLAD; encoded by the coding sequence ATGAGACTACGCTCCCTCCTCTTCGTCCCCGGCGACCGGCCCGAACGCTTTGCCAAGGCAGCGGCATCGGGTGCCGATGCCATCATCCTTGATCTTGAAGATTCGGTGTCGCTCGCGAACAAGGACGCGGCGCGGCGTGCGATCGCCGACTATCTGGCCGGGGCGCGCGAGGTCGTCACGCTGGTGCGCGTCAATCCGCTCGACGGGCATCTGACCGCCGCCGATGTCGCCGCGATCATCGCTGCGCGGCCCGACGCGATTATGCTCCCCAAGGCCGAAGGCGCGCCGAGCATCGCACAGCTAGATACGATCCTGCGTAGTGAATCAGCGGCCAATGCCTCGCTGCCGCCGATCCTGCCGATCGCCACCGAAACGCCCGCCGCGATCTTCACATTGGGCAGCTACCGCGAGGCGAAGGACCGTTTGCTCGGACTGACGTGGGGGGCCGAAGACCTGCCCGCGGCGATCGGCGCAACAACGAGCCGCGAAGCGGAGGGCGGTTACACCTCCCCCTATGAGGTCGCCCGTGCGCTGACCCTGTTCGCAGCTCATGCCGCAGGCGCCGCGGCGATCGACACCGTGTTCCCGGCGATCAAGGACGAAGCAGGCCTCGCCGCCTACGCCGCCCGCGCGCGGCGCGACGGCTTCACCGGGATGATGGCGATCCACCCGTCGCAGGTGGAACCGATCAACGCTGCCTTCACCCCCAGCGCCGACGAGGTGGCGCGTGCACAAGCAATCGTCGATGCCTTTGCCGCCAATCCCGGCGTCGGGGTGCTGCAGGTCGATGGCAAAATGGTCGACGCGCCGCATCTGAAACAGGCGAAGCATATTCTGTCGCTAGCGGATTGA